The following are encoded together in the Sparus aurata chromosome 1, fSpaAur1.1, whole genome shotgun sequence genome:
- the mab21l2 gene encoding protein mab-21-like 2, producing MIATQAKLVYQLNKYYNERCQARKAAIAKTIREVCKVVSDVLKEVEVQEPRFISSLSEIDARYEGMEVISPNEFEVVLYLNQMGVFNFVDDGSLPGCAVLKLSDGRKRSMSLWVEFITASGYLSARKIRSRFQTLVAQAVDKCSYRDVVKMVADTSEVKLRIRERYVVQITPAFKCTGIWPRSAAQWPMPHIPWPGPNRVAEVKAEGFNLLSKECYSLTGKQSSAESDAWVLQFSEAENRLLMAGCRKKCLSVLKTLRDRHLELPGQPLNNYHMKTLLLYECEKHPRETDWDESCLGDRLNGILLQLISCLQCRRCPHYFLPNLDLFQGKPHSALEAAAKQTWRLAREILTNAKSLDKL from the coding sequence ATGATAGCGACGCAGGCAAAGCTGGTCTACCAGCTGAACAAGTATTACAACGAGAGATGCCAAGCGCGCAAAGCGGCCATTGCGAAGACTATAAGGGAGGTTTGTAAAGTGGTGTCGGATGTCCTCAAGGAGGTGGAAGTGCAGGAGCCCCGGTTTATCAGCTCCCTCAGTGAGATCGACGCGCGCTACGAGGGGATGGAGGTCATCTCCCCCAATGAGTTCGAGGTGGTGCTGTACCTCAACCAGATGGGGGTGTTCAACTTCGTGGATGACGGCTCCCTGCCCGGCTGCGCGGTGCTGAAGCTGAGCGATGGCCGCAAAAGGAGCATGTCGCTGTGGGTCGAGTTCATCACCGCCTCCGGCTACCTGTCAGCCAGGAAGATCCGCTCCAGGTTTCAGACGCTGGTGGCGCAGGCCGTGGATAAATGCAGCTACCGCGACGTGGTAAAGATGGTGGCGGACACCAGCGAGGTCAAACTACGGATCAGGGAGAGGTATGTGGTGCAGATCACCCCCGCGTTCAAGTGCACTGGGATTTGGCCTAGGAGTGCAGCCCAGTGGCCCATGCCCCACATCCCCTGGCCCGGTCCTAACCGGGTGGCAGAAGTCAAAGCCGAGGGTTTTAACCTCCTCTCCAAAGAGTGCTACTCGTTGACGGGGAAGCAGAGCTCGGCAGAGAGCGACGCCTGGGTCCTGCAGTTTAGCGAGGCCGAGAACAGGCTGCTCATGGCCGGCTGCAGGAAGAAGTGTCTGTCCGTGCTGAAGACCCTGAGGGACCGTCACCTGGAGCTGCCGGGACAGCCGCTTAACAACTACCACATGAAGACCCTGCTGCTGTACGAGTGCGAGAAGCACCCGAGAGAGACCGACTGGGACGAGTCTTGCCTCGGAGACCGACTGAACGgcatcctgctgcagctcatATCCTGCCTGCAGTGCCGCAGATGCCCCCACTACTTCTTGCCAaacttggacttgtttcaggGAAAGCCTCACTCAGCCCTGGAGGCTGCTGCTAAGCAGACGTGGAGACTAGCGAGGGAAATCCTCACCAATGCTAAGAGTTTGGACAAACTATAA